A single Hippocampus zosterae strain Florida chromosome 17, ASM2543408v3, whole genome shotgun sequence DNA region contains:
- the ep300b gene encoding histone acetyltransferase p300 isoform X9 has translation MADNVLESGPPSAKRPKLSSPALSVSASDGNDFGSLFDLEHDLPDELISSSDLGLTNGGDINQLHTSLGGIGVGGQDAAAKHKQLSELLRTGGPSQQGGPTSNSTGPGASMGRLGGVSISPGAPQGMPPQGQQQQTGLMQQVGMVGGVASLNRATAMMGAQRASNGQQQQGLMAGHVMNGSSRMGYPASAGMGNSSNLLAETLQQQQQAAQQMGAGGQPGIRPQQAGALNKMNMIANAGPYGGPFGQSAGQGLPGAGLSPQLQNKAAMANNMASQLNMEKKVPTGQGMPGMMPQQQQQQQQQPPGIGGAAAAAAGAAQVGLGAAGAGPCTAPPTADPEKRKLIQQQLVLLLHAHKCQRREQANGEVRQCNLPHCRTMKNVLNHMTHCQAGKSCQVAHCASSRQIISHWKNCTRHDCPVCLPLKNAGDKRNQQSLVSSAGLALVNSLGSGVPGGQSNTPNLNPPNQIDPSSIERAYAALGLTYQGNQMQPQPPQANMPNQGMQGQAAMRNLNVMGGNSMGVNGGVQPPNHQASLLPDAMLQNSLNAQSLVNDGVGNLGSMPTAAPPSAAMRKSWHEDITQDLRNHLVHKLVQAIFPTPDPAALKDRRMENLVAYARKVEGDMYESANSRAEYYHLLAEKIYKIQKELEEKRRTRLQKQGMMPGQPGLASSGLASSALASSGFPQGPLGLGQPPMAPGQPPNGPHADPSMIRAGGPNQMANRMQSPAGMNQFGSMGMQSMGQRSTPPLSLSAPMNQMAMGSARMGQPNATQLQNQYLPPGQFPGTSPGLGSGPVGVNQPGSQASVPLQNQMSTPPSLPAGSPSAQSATPAPSSAASCGPMGTSGVCGTGPLPNLPPSSASNQPNAFPHCPPMRTNSPSPARSLTPQPHQTTPALPRSQTPRPPTPSTPQLPPQNQQQASQPQQHPSGQVGSSEKAHQLPPQTLGGAATSAPQPAQASLVPIQNAHVPLQLPPTPQLSPKLPVTTDGQVSSPASVSSSTDPSSQLAPQEGPAPVQEDIKMDLKKQEEEEEEGDETQGDGKSLGKTGKVEPDDKAEEKLEIKKENSSQDGCKAEAMETSSSSASSSVEIGEDKKPEVKKEPKEQDEASAGSPASTQSKKKIFKPEELRQALMPTLEALYRQDPESLPFRQPVDPQLLGIPDYFDIVKNPMDLSTIKRKLDTGQYQEPWQYVEDIWLMFNNAWLYNRKTSRVYKYCSKLAEVFETEIDPVMQSLGYCCGRKFEFSPQTLCCYGKQLCTIQRDAAYFSYQNRYHFCEKCFNEIQGESVSLGDDPSQPQTSINKDQFQRKKNDTLDPELLVECGDCGRKMHQICVLHNETIWPSGFVCDNCLKMANKTRKENKYAAKRLPQTKLGSYLESRVNDYIKRQNHPEAGEVTIRVVHVSDKVVEVKPGMKSRFVDSGEMSESFPYRMKALFAFEDVDGADVCFFGMHVQEYGSDCPPPNQRRVYISYLDSVHFFKPRHLRTAVYHEILLGYLEYAKRLGFTTGHIWACPPSEGDDYIFHCHPPDQKIPKPKRLQEWYKRMLDKAVSERIVHDYKDIFKQATEDRLTSAKELPYFEGDFWPNVLEESIKELEQEEEERKREENSTCNESTDATKGDSKNAKKKNNKKTSKNKSSMSRANKKKPGMPNVSNDLSQKLYATMEKHKEVFFVIRLIAGPTANSLPPITDPDPLMACDLMDGRDAFLTLARDKHLEFSSLRRSMWSSMCMLVELHNQSQDRFVYTCNECKHHVETRFHCTVCEDYDLCITCYNVKGHEHKMDKLGLGLDDDSNNQAAASTQSPGDSRRLSIQRCIQSLVHACQCRNANCSLPSCQKMKRVVQHTKSCKRKTNGGCPICKQLIALCCYHAKHCQENKCPVPFCLNIKQKLRQQQLQHRLQQAQMLRRRMASMQRAGQPAGGQPGGPAMGLPSPGANGVAAPTTPTSVGTQPPTPQTPTPTAPAVPQPGSAQQVPQAGAVPPQHHQFQQMPGGGGAGGVMNSPQHQHQMAQQQSAAGSNHQQLHQHPANMPAFASRPPGSSPIHQSQGKPTLGSATPPRQQPNCPVMGGNIGGQPPNQPQGQPALPQQQPSGPPPAAVEIAMKIQRVADAQRKMALQRQAAAGLLPPHPHHQQGQGQQMAMGHPGTGGAVGPQGMPPPNQAAMQSARAHMEQQQQQQQQNAAAGMMVGAGGPMLQHQQQQQQGNIPQGQIPSQVQLQQQRMGAPLQNPQQQQWAGQGVAPQQRQTMMNQMGHQVLMVAQQQQQQQQQQQQQMQQQQQQAQSHTAMMTMAQQQQQQQQQQQQQQQPQGVAGAVLPGAAGAGSNITQAALQDLLRTLRSPSSPLQQQQVLNILRSNPQLMAAFIKQRASKYKGGPGATGGPVGNVMAGGGPQVNMNAAGAGQSAMHMGSQGGANMAAMAQLQQQQMQQQQIQQQRPLLGGLQQQQVAALQQQQQQQQQAGGRGLQGQGSQMANLNNPQFRELLMRRHLQQQQQQQQQQQMGLNHGQFQQPQPPQGQGYMGQPGMQPPPVGQGPPGGPQQPGGPLGQQGPGYPGSAQQQVAAALQQRLQHQHHLQMQQQQQNAMAGLPGGDSGSGGGGGGVGPPQAPQGPQTSQNGPPPSQALLQQALHQRLLQQQQQHLGAGGSPAQHSNPMSPQQPPQMAQSPHPHLQGQTLPTSLANQVRSPQPSPRPQSQPPHSSPSPRMQPQPSPHHISPQMQTGSPHPGHLNQHHPGMVVPQQQQQQQPPSSQQQQQQQSSLEQFGSEQSAMLSQLSGMAALHGQGGNGQDPLGQNITHNPLDIM, from the exons ATGGCCGATAATGTCCTGGAGTCCGGCCCGCCTTCAGCAAAGAGGCCAAAGCTGTCCTCTCCAGCGCTCTCCGTGTCTGCAAGTGATGGAAACG ATTTTGGTTCACTCTTTGACCTCGAGCATGACCTCCCAGACGAACTCATCAGCTCGTCAGACCTGGGGCTGACCAATGGAGGGGACATCAACCAACTCCATACTAGTCTCGGCGGAATTGGGGTGGGAGGCCAGGATGCTGctgcaaaacacaaacagttgTCTGAACTTTTGCGTACTGGCGGACCATCGCAGCAAGGCGGCCCCACTTCCAACAGTACCGGACCAGGGGCTTCCATGGGCAGACTGGGAGGTGTCAGCATCTCCCCTGGTGCACCTCAGGGCATGCCTCCCCAGGGCCAGCAGCAACAAACCGGACTAATGCAGCAAGTTGGGATGGTCGGAGGGGTGGCATCGCTGAATCGGGCAACTGCTATGATGGGTGCCCAGAGAGCCAGCAATGGACAGCAACAGCAAGGCCTGATGGCGGGTCACGTGATGAACGGCTCGTCAAGAATGGGTTACCCCGCCAGTGCAGGCATGGGTAACAGCAGTAATCTTTTAGCCGAAACgctacagcagcagcagcaggccgcTCAGCAAATGGGTGCCGGTGGTCAGCCAGGGATACGACCGCAGCAAGCGGGAGCACTGAACAAG ATGAACATGATTGCCAATGCGGGCCCCTATGGTGGTCCGTTTGGTCAGTCTGCTGGCCAGGGCCTGCCTGGAGCAGGGCTGAGCCCACAACTCCAGAATAAGGCCGCAATGGCCAACAATATGGCCAGCCAGTTGAACATGGAAAAGAAGGTGCCGACGGGTCAAGGCATGCCTGGAATG AtgcctcagcagcagcagcagcagcagcagcaaccccCAGGCATCGGCGGagctgctgcggcggcggcgggagcaGCTCAGGTGGGACTGGGCGCCGCGGGGGCTGGTCCCTGCACGGCGCCCCCTACAGCAGACCCGGAGAAGCGGAAGCTTATTCAACAGCAGCTGGTCCTCCTGCTCCACGCGCACAAGTGCCAGCGAAGGGAGCAAGCCAATGGGGAAGTGAGGCAGTGCAACCTTCCTCACTGTCGCACCATGAAGAACGTCCTCAACCACATGACTCATTGCCAAGCTGGCAAATCCTGCCAGG TGGCGCATTGTGCCTCATCGAGACAGATCATCTCGCATTGGAAGAATTGCACGAGACATGACTGTCCTGTGTGCCTGCCTTTGAAAAACGCCGGAGACAAGAGGAACCAGCAAT CTCTTGTCAGTAGTGCGGGGCTGGCTTTGGTGAACTCTTTAGGTTCAGGAGTACCGGGTGGCCAGTCCAATACTCCAAATCTGAACCCACCAAATCAAATCGACCCCAGCTCCATCGAGAGGGCCTACGCCGCGCTTGGTCTGACCTACCAGGGCAACCAGATGCAACCGCAGCCGCCCCAGGCCAACATGCCGAACCAGGGGATGCAGGGGCAAGCCGCCATGCGGAATCTGAATGTCATGG GAGGAAACTCGATGGGAGTGAATGGTGGAGTGCAGCCCCCCAACCATCAGGCGTCCCTGCTACCAGATGCTATGTTGCAAAATAGTCTAAACGCGCAGAG TTTGGTCAACGATGGTGTGGGGAACTTGGGATCCATGCCCACTGCAGCTCCTCCCTCGGCAGCCATGAGGAAGTCTTGGCATGAAGACATCACGCAAGACCTGCGCAACCACCTCGTGCACAAGCT TGTGCAAGCCATCTTTCCCACTCCTGACCCAGCTGCTCTGAAGGACCGGCGAATGGAAAATCTGGTGGCGTACGCTCGAAAAGTAGAGGGGGACATGTATGAGTCGGCCAACAGTCGG GCGGAGTACTACCACCTTCTGGCAGAAAAGATCTACAAGATCCAAAAGGAGCTTGAGGAGAAGAGGAGGACGCGTCTCCAAAAGCAGGGAATGATGCCGGGGCAACCTGGCTTGGCGTCTTCGGGCTTGGCGTCCTCGGCTTTGGCCTCTTCGGGCTTCCCGCAGGGGCCACTCGGCCTGGGTCAGCCCCCCATGGCCCCGGGGCAACCTCCAA ATGGTCCTCACGCTGATCCGTCCATGATCCGAGCCGGAGGACCAAATCAGATGGCCAATAGGATGCAGAGCCCAGCAG GAATGAACCAGTTTGGCTCGATGGGGATGCAGTCAATGGGTCAAAGGTCGACACCTCCGCTTTCACTCAGTGCTCCGATGAACCAG ATGGCTATGGGGTCAGCAAGGATGGGTCAACCAAATGCCACACAGCTACAGAACCAGTACCTCCCACCAGGCCAATTTCCCGGGACCAGTCCAGGTCTTGGTTCTGGTCCCGTTGGTGTGAACCAGCCAGGATCACAGGCTTCTGTGCCGCTG CAGAACCAGATGTCAACCCCACCGTCACTACCAGCCGGCAGCCCTTCGGCTCAGTCCGCCACCCCCGCCCCGAGCTCGGCGGCCTCCTGTGGCCCAATGGGAACGAGCGGTGTCTGCGGTACAGGCCCGCTGCCCAACTTGCCTCCGTCCTCCGCGTCCAACCAGCCCAACGCATTTCCTCACTGCCCGCCCATGCGAACAAACTCTCCTTCACCAGCACGCAGCTTAACGCCTCAACCTCATCAGACAACTCCCGCGTTACCTCGTTCTCAGACGCCGCGCCCGCCCACCCCCAGCACGCCCCAGCTGCCTCCTCAGAATCAACAGCAAGCGTCTCAGCCGCAGCAACACCCGTCGGGGCAGGTGGGGAGCTCCGAGAAGGCTCATCAGCTTCCGCCGCAGACTCTTGGGGGTGCCGCTACCTCAGCCCCCCAGCCAGCTCAGGCTTCTTTGGTGCCTATTCAAAATGCACACGTGCCACTACAGCTGCCACCAACTCCA CAGCTGTCTCCTAAGCTTCCTGTCACAACGGATGGTCAGGTGTCTTCACCAGCCTCGGTCAGCAGCAGCACTGATCCAAGTTCCCAGCTCGCCCCGCAGGAAGGTCCCGCTCCCGTCCAAGAGGATATCAAAATGGATCTGAAAaaacaggaagaagaagaggaagaaggagaTGAAACCCAAGGAGACGGCAAATCTCTGGGGAAGACGGGCAAAGTCGAGCCTGACGATAAAGCCGAGGAGAAGCTCGAG ATCAAGAAAGAGAACTCCTCCCAAGACGGATGCAAAGCAGAGGCCATGGAGACCTCGTCATCCTCTGCGTCTTCGTCGGTGGAAATTGGAGAAGATAAGAAGCCGGAGGTGAAAAAAGAGCCCAAAGAGCAAGACGAGGCATCTGCGGGCTCCCCGGCCAGCACTCAGAGCAAGAAGAAAA TTTTCAAGCCTGAGGAGCTGCGTCAGGCTCTGATGCCCACCTTGGAGGCTTTGTACCGGCAGGACCCCGAGTCCCTCCCCTTCCGTCAGCCGGTGGACCCCCAGTTACTGGGAATACCC GATTACTTTGACATCGTGAAGAACCCCATGGACCTGTCAACCATCAAGCGCAAACTGGACACCGGACAGTACCAAGAGCCGTGGCAGTACGTGGAAGATATCTGGCTGATGTTCAACAATGCCTGGTTGTACAACCGCAAGACCTCCCGCGTCTACAAGTACTGCTCCAAACTGGCTGAGGTGTTTGAGACCGAGATCGATCCCGTCATGCAGAGCCTCGGATATTGCTGTGGAAGGAAG TTTGAGTTTTCCCCCCAAACGCTGTGCTGCTACGGAAAACAGTTATGCACGATCCAACGCGATGCTGCTTATTTTAGCTACCAGAACAG GTACCACTTCTGTGAGAAGTGTTTCAACGAAATCCAGGGCGAGAGTGTCTCCCTGGGCGACGACCCCTCCCAGCCCCAGAC GTCCATCAACAAAGACCAATTCCAGCGAAAGAAGAATGACACTCTTGACCCCGAGTT GCTTGTGGAATGCGGCGACTGCGGTCGTAAAATGCACCAGATCTGCGTCCTGCATAATGAAACCATTTGGCCTTCAGG ATTTGTCTGCGACAACTGCCTCAAGATGGCCAATAAGACACGGAAAGAGAACAAATATGCAGCTAAAA gGCTTCCTCAGACCAAGCTGGGGAGCTATTTGGAGTCGCGAGTCAATGACTACATCAAACGGCAGAACCACCCTGAGGCCGGCGAGGTCACCATCCGTGTGGTCCACGTCTCCGACAAGGTGGTGGAGGTCAAACCGGGCATGAAGTCCAG GTTTGTGGACAGCGGGGAGATGTCAGAGTCTTTCCCGTACAGGATGAAAGCCTTATTTGCATTCGAGGACGTCGACGGAGCGGATGTGTGTTTTTTCGGAATGCATGTCCAAGAGTACGGCTCTGACTGCCCACCTCCCAACCAGAGACGAGTGTATATCTCCTACCTGGACAGCGTTCACTTTTTCAAACCCCGACACCTCAGGACCGCCGTCTATCATGAGATCTTGCTTGGTTACCTGGAATATGCAAAGAGGCTCGG gttTACAACAGGCCATATATGGGCGTGTCCTCCAAGCGAGGGCGATGATTACATCTTCCATTGCCACCCACCGGACCAGAAGATCCCCAAACCAAAAAGGCTGCAGGAGTGGTACAAGAGGATGCTGGACAAGGCGGTGTCCGAGCGCATAGTTCACGACTACAAG GACATCTTTAAACAGGCAACGGAGGACCGCCTGACCAGCGCCAAGGAGCTGCCGTACTTCGAGGGGGACTTCTGGCCCAACGTCCTGGAGGAGAGTATCAAAGAgctggagcaggaggaggaggaaaggaagAGGGAGGAGAACAGTACCTGCAACGAGAGTACCGAC GCCACGAAAGGCGACAGCAAGAACGCCAAAAAGAAGAACAATAAAAAGACGAGCAAGAACAAGAGCAGCATGAGCCGAGCCAACAAGAAGAAGCCGGGAATGCCCAACGTGTCCAACGACCTGTCCCAGAAACTCTACGCCACCATGGAGAAACATAAGGAG GTCTTCTTCGTCATCCGGCTCATCGCCGGCCCGACGGCCAACTCGCTGCCCCCCATCACGGACCCCGACCCCCTGATGGCCTGCGACCTGATGGACGGCCGCGACGCCTTCCTGACGCTGGCGAGGGACAAGCATCTGGAGTTCAGTTCTCTCAGGCGATCCATGTGGAGTTCCATGTGTATGTTGGTGGAGCTCCACAACCAGAGCCAGGACCGTTTCGTCTACACTTGCAACGAGTGTAAACACCACGTGGAGACGCGCTTCCACTGCACCGTTTGTGAG GACTATGACTTGTGCATCACCTGCTATAACGTCAAAGGCCACGAGCACAAAATGGACAAGCTGGGACTCGGACTGGATGACGACAGCAACAACCAGGCGGCGGCGTCCACCCAGAGTCCGGGAGACTCTCGGCGCCTGAGCATCCAGCGCTGCATCCAGTCGCTGGTCCACGCGTGCCAGTGCCGCAACGCCAACTGCTCGCTGCCGTCGTGCCAGAAGATGAAACGTGTGGTTCAGCACACCAAAAGCTGCAAGCGCAAGACCAACGGCGGCTGTCCCATTTGCAAACAGCTCATCGCGCTGTGCTGCTACCACGCCAAACACTGCCAGGAGAACAAATGTCCCGTGCCCTTCTGCCTCAACATCAAGCAAAAGCTGCGGCAGCAGCAACTCCAGCATCGGCTCCAACAGGCGCAGATGTTAAGGCGCAGGATGGCCAGCATGCAGAGGGCGGGGCAGCCCGCCGGGGGTCAACCGGGAGGGCCCGCCATGGGACTGCCGTCGCCGGGCGCCAATGGCGTCGCCGCGCCCACTACGCCCACATCCGTCGGGACTCAACCTCCGACTCCTCAGACGCCAACTCCGACCGCGCCCGCCGTCCCGCAACCGGGATCGGCTCAACAAGTTCCTCAAGCGGGCGCCGTGCCGCCGCAGCACCACCAGTTTCAGCAGATGCCCGGTGGAGGAGGCGCCGGGGGCGTAATGAACTCCCCCCAACATCAGCACCAGATGGCGCAGCAGCAAAGCGCAGCAGGAAGCAACCATCAGCAACTCCACCAGCACCCCGCTAACATGCCCGCGTTTGCGAGCAGGCCGCCCGGCTCTTCCCCGATCCACCAATCCCAGGGAAAACCAACTCTGGGATCGGCGACCCCGCCTCGGCAACAACCCAATTGCCCCGTCATGGGTGGAAATATCGGGGGTCAACCTCCCAACCAGCCCCAAGGCCAACCCGCCCTTCCACAGCAGCAGCCTTCCGGCCCTCCGCCGGCCGCGGTCGAAATCGCGATGAAGATCCAGAGGGTGGCCGACGCCCAGAGGAAGATGGCGCTCCAGAGACAGGCGGCCGCGGGCCTGctgccccctcacccccatcaTCAACAGGGGCAAGGTCAGCAGATGGCTATGGGGCACCCGGGGACCGGAGGGGCGGTGGGACCCCAGGGCATGCCGCCACCAAACCAAGCTGCAATGCAATCAGCTCGGGCTCAcatggagcagcagcagcagcagcagcagcagaacgcTGCGGCGGGGATGATGGTTGGCGCCGGCGGGCCCATGCTACAGCatcagcaacagcaacagcaagggAACATTCCACAGGGACAGATCCCGTCTCAAGTTCAACTTCAACAGCAGAGGATGGGCGCCCCGCTTCAAAACCCGCAGCAACAGCAGTGGGCGGGCCAGGGCGTTGCACCCCAGCAAAGGCAGACCATGATGAACCAAATGGGCCATCAGGTGTTGATGGTagcacagcagcagcaacaacaacaacaacaacaacaacaacaaatgcagcagcagcaacagcaagctCAGAGCCATACCGCCATGATGACTATggcgcagcagcaacaacaacaacaacaacaacaacaacagcagcagcagccacaaGGTGTCGCTGGTGCAGTGCTTCCAGGAGCCGCCGGTGCAGGTAGTAACATCACCCAGGCCGCCCTGCAGGATCTTTTACGCACTCTGCGCTCGCCCAGCTCGCCGCTCCAGCAGCAGCAAGTCCTCAACATCCTGCGCTCCAATCCCCAACTCATGGCCGCGTTTATCAAACAGAGGGCCTCAAAGTACAAGGGAGGTCCCGGAGCCACCGGCGGGCCTGTCGGGAATGTTATGGCGGGCGGTGGGCCACAGGTGAACATGAACGCAGCCGGCGCGGGCCAGTCGGCGATGCACATGGGAAGCCAAGGAGGGGCGAACATGGCCGCCATGGCTCAGCTGCAGCAACAACAGATGCAACAGCAGCAAATTCAACAACAGAGACCGCTGCTAGGCGGCTTACAGCAGCAGCAAGTTGCAgctctccagcagcagcagcagcagcagcagcaagccgGCGGAAGAGGACTGCAGGGGCAGGGGTCGCAAATGGCCAATCTGAACAATCCCCAATTTCGAGAGCTGCTCATGAGGAGACatcttcagcagcagcagcagcaacagcagcaacagcaaatggGCCTCAATCACGGTCAGTTTCAGCAGCCCCAACCTCCCCAGGGCCAGGGTTACATGGGCCAGCCTGGGATGCAGCCACCCCCAGTGGGACAGGGCCCCCCGGGAGGTCCTCAGCAACCTGGGGGTCCCCTCGGCCAGCAGGGTCCGGGTTACCCCGGCTCGGCCCAGCAACAGGTCGCGGCCGCGCTCCAGCAGCGGCTCCAGCACCAACACCACCTTcagatgcagcagcagcagcagaacgcCATGGCCGGCCTACCCGGGGGCGATTCGGGgtccggcggcggcggtggtggcgtGGGACCGCCGCAGGCGCCCCAGGGCCCTCAGACCAGCCAAAACGGGCCCCCGCCTTCTCAGGCCCTCCTTCAGCAGGCCCTCCACCAGAGACTgctgcaacagcagcagcaacatctCGGCGCCGGGGGCTCGCCGGCGCAGCACAGCAATCCCATGAGCCCGCAGCAGCCCCCCCAGATGGCCCAgtctccccacccccacttgCAAGGCCAGACGCTGCCCACCTCCCTGGCCAACCAGGTGCGCTCCCCCCAGCCTTCCCCCAGACCCCAGTCGCAGCCGCCGCACTCGAGCCCGTCGCCGCGCATGCAGCCGCAGCCGTCCCCTCATCACATATCGCCCCAGATGCAGACGGGCTCCCCCCACCCGGGCCATCTCAACCAGCACCACCCAGGCATGGTGGtcccacagcagcagcagcagcagcagccgccttcgtcccagcagcagcagcagcaacagagcTCCCTGGAACAGTTTGGCTCGGAGCAGAGTGCCATGTTATCGCAGCTGAGTGGCATGGCGGCTCTGCATGGGCAGGGGGGCAACGGCCAGGACCCGCTGGGCCAGAACATCACTCACAACCCTTTAGACATCATGTAG